A part of Paenibacillus sp. IHBB 10380 genomic DNA contains:
- a CDS encoding metallophosphoesterase family protein produces MKLKRKTTITIRKSATQIANFAVIGDSHIGYGNSLNIFRGLLPKAVASGNKKFVIFGGDNKHGSVGAAADADYKAFKNTVTRNLGSKKIPYKASIGNWEDNTRVLFTKYLGPVQGQMNFPETKGKVKYVWLDNAPGKFSTASISLLKSLSPNYYYIIDFHWPLKVKGITVDPTHVLSSQETANFFKAIPANVRNNVVGIFTHHAHTFYENLNNIYPGFTRTKFYVCGCSGAYKCKCTSSGCGRGYYDATLTINNNQVNLAVKTVKA; encoded by the coding sequence ATTAAAGAGGAAAACAACCATAACGATACGCAAATCTGCTACTCAGATAGCCAACTTTGCAGTTATCGGTGATAGTCATATTGGTTATGGGAATAGCCTAAATATATTCAGAGGCTTGCTACCCAAAGCAGTCGCATCGGGCAACAAAAAGTTTGTTATCTTTGGAGGCGACAATAAGCACGGGTCCGTAGGAGCAGCAGCCGATGCGGATTACAAAGCATTCAAAAATACCGTCACACGAAATTTGGGATCAAAGAAGATACCCTATAAGGCATCTATAGGAAATTGGGAAGATAACACGAGAGTCTTATTCACCAAATATTTAGGTCCAGTTCAAGGACAAATGAATTTCCCAGAAACGAAGGGTAAAGTGAAATATGTCTGGCTAGATAATGCACCTGGTAAATTCAGCACTGCAAGTATAAGTCTGCTCAAATCGTTGAGCCCTAATTATTACTACATTATCGATTTTCATTGGCCTTTGAAGGTTAAAGGCATTACCGTAGATCCCACCCATGTTCTAAGTTCACAGGAAACAGCTAATTTCTTCAAGGCCATTCCTGCTAATGTGCGAAACAACGTCGTGGGTATTTTCACTCACCATGCCCATACATTTTATGAAAACCTAAATAATATTTATCCAGGATTCACAAGGACAAAATTCTATGTGTGTGGATGCTCAGGTGCATACAAATGTAAATGTACCTCCTCTGGTTGTGGTCGGGGTTATTATGATGCAACACTGACAATCAATAATAATCAAGTCAATCTCGCAGTCAAGACAGTCAAAGCCTAG
- a CDS encoding LysR family transcriptional regulator encodes MEFNDLKIFQTVATHGSVSKAALELNYVQSNVTARIKLLEKELRTPLFYRHKRGMILNTEGKRLLDHSREILSKMEEIKRAFQDKSNPSGILKIGIVETVIALPDILSSYHSKYPNVELSLESGVTDLLLQEVIDMKLDGAFVTGPIRHPLIEQVEVIQEKLVLVTKVNTFSIEDITTRPLLLYNKGCGYRGRLESWMKVEGIIPKQIMEFGTFGTIIGSVAAGIGITIIPESAVTDLVANDTVYCHDLPEPYREITTIFIRRKDSYLTSTLQCFIDEIVARTELEQVQM; translated from the coding sequence TTGGAGTTTAATGATTTGAAAATTTTTCAGACCGTTGCTACACATGGAAGTGTCAGCAAAGCAGCATTGGAGCTGAACTATGTTCAATCCAATGTAACAGCAAGAATTAAGCTGCTTGAGAAGGAGCTTCGAACGCCATTATTTTATCGGCACAAGCGAGGGATGATCTTAAACACAGAAGGAAAGCGGTTATTGGATCATTCGAGAGAGATCTTGTCCAAAATGGAGGAAATAAAGCGTGCATTTCAAGATAAATCGAACCCCTCGGGTATCCTCAAAATTGGTATCGTAGAGACCGTGATTGCTCTTCCAGATATTTTATCCTCATATCACAGCAAATACCCGAATGTTGAATTATCATTAGAATCCGGAGTAACCGATCTTTTGCTGCAAGAGGTCATCGATATGAAGCTAGATGGAGCGTTTGTTACAGGACCCATCAGGCATCCACTAATCGAACAGGTAGAGGTTATTCAAGAAAAGCTTGTACTCGTTACCAAAGTGAATACCTTTTCTATAGAGGATATAACCACAAGGCCTCTATTGCTATACAATAAAGGTTGCGGTTATCGCGGAAGACTGGAAAGCTGGATGAAGGTGGAGGGCATTATCCCTAAACAGATCATGGAGTTTGGAACGTTTGGGACGATTATAGGCAGTGTTGCCGCAGGTATCGGAATAACGATTATTCCGGAGTCAGCAGTTACCGATTTGGTTGCCAATGACACCGTGTATTGCCATGATCTACCTGAACCTTATCGTGAAATCACGACTATTTTTATACGGCGTAAAGATTCGTATTTAACAAGCACACTACAGTGTTTCATCGATGAGATTGTTGCTCGAACTGAGCTAGAACAGGTGCAGATGTAA
- a CDS encoding DMT family transporter: MLKKQIVIGSLLCLIASMSWGAMFPVAHMALQHIDPFYFSFIRYFIVAIILSVLLFIKEGRSSFRLEGRGKVLLFFGTVAFTIYNMSVFLGQDLMGESGTVAASIMEVLMPMISIMVLWITTKAAPKKYMLTSVAIALVGALLVITNGNLDFFMMAGQHLFPLLLIFMGVVGWVIYSMGGSQFKDWSILRYSTLTCLLGSAVSFVIVTLASVFGVLPVPTWHTILSIKYEMAFMILLPGLAALLSWNLGLKLLSPLNGLLFINFVPITTFVIMAFQGYEISMYEFFGTLLIIFALIRNNAYQRKSERNKDRRVYTTAHDPKGEIINVAP; encoded by the coding sequence ATGCTAAAGAAACAAATCGTCATAGGGTCCTTGTTATGCCTCATCGCAAGTATGTCGTGGGGAGCCATGTTTCCCGTTGCACACATGGCATTACAGCACATTGATCCATTCTATTTTTCGTTTATTCGTTATTTCATCGTTGCAATCATCCTCAGCGTGTTACTTTTCATTAAAGAGGGAAGATCATCGTTTCGATTAGAGGGAAGAGGCAAAGTGCTGTTATTTTTTGGAACAGTGGCCTTTACAATCTATAATATGTCCGTCTTCCTAGGACAGGATCTCATGGGGGAGTCAGGTACAGTCGCTGCCTCGATTATGGAAGTACTCATGCCGATGATATCCATTATGGTCTTATGGATCACTACGAAAGCAGCGCCGAAAAAATACATGCTCACGAGTGTAGCTATCGCGCTTGTTGGTGCTTTACTTGTTATCACTAACGGCAATTTAGATTTTTTCATGATGGCTGGACAACATCTTTTTCCTTTATTGCTGATTTTTATGGGCGTTGTAGGATGGGTGATATATTCAATGGGGGGAAGTCAATTTAAGGATTGGTCGATACTACGCTACTCCACTTTAACCTGCTTGCTAGGAAGTGCAGTATCTTTTGTAATCGTTACGCTTGCCTCCGTTTTTGGTGTGCTTCCCGTTCCTACCTGGCACACGATATTATCAATTAAATATGAAATGGCCTTTATGATCTTGCTGCCAGGGCTAGCAGCCTTGCTAAGCTGGAATCTAGGACTTAAATTGTTGTCACCGCTTAACGGTTTATTATTTATCAATTTTGTTCCCATTACTACATTCGTTATTATGGCTTTCCAAGGCTACGAGATTAGCATGTATGAATTTTTCGGGACGCTACTCATTATCTTTGCACTAATACGTAACAATGCGTACCAGAGAAAATCCGAACGCAACAAAGACCGCAGAGTGTATACAACGGCACATGATCCTAAAGGTGAAATCATTAATGTTGCTCCATAA
- a CDS encoding ring-cleaving dioxygenase — MNGLKGIHHVTAITSSAERNYEFFTYILGMRLVKKTVNQDDIQTYHLFFADDEGNPGTDMTFFDFPGIPKGIHGTNEISKTSFRVPSDAALDYWERRFNRLEVQHDGIKEMFGKKVLSFVDFDDEQYQLISDEKNKGVASGTPWSKGPIPLEYAITGLGPIFIRVANIDLFKEIMEKVMLFKEIEKQGSFYLFEVGEGGNGAQVIVEHNVTLPQGQQGFGTVHHVAFRVEDRSVLEEWIKRLESFGIPSSGYVNRHFFESLYARVAPHILFEFATDGPGFMGDEPHETLGEKLSLPPFLEPKREQIEKLVRPIDTVRSTQQFIKE; from the coding sequence ATGAATGGATTAAAAGGAATACATCATGTAACGGCTATTACAAGCAGCGCAGAACGAAACTATGAGTTTTTCACTTATATCTTAGGGATGCGTTTAGTGAAGAAAACGGTTAACCAAGACGATATTCAAACATACCATTTATTTTTTGCAGATGATGAAGGTAACCCAGGTACAGATATGACGTTCTTCGATTTCCCGGGTATTCCAAAAGGCATACATGGTACTAATGAGATATCCAAAACGTCTTTCCGAGTACCAAGTGATGCAGCATTAGATTATTGGGAACGACGGTTTAATCGTCTAGAAGTACAACATGATGGCATAAAAGAGATGTTTGGTAAAAAAGTTCTTTCTTTTGTTGACTTTGATGACGAGCAATATCAGTTGATTTCAGATGAAAAAAATAAGGGTGTAGCCTCGGGTACACCATGGTCAAAAGGACCGATTCCTTTAGAATATGCCATAACTGGATTAGGGCCAATCTTTATTCGTGTCGCTAATATTGATTTATTTAAAGAGATTATGGAAAAGGTTATGTTATTTAAAGAAATCGAAAAGCAAGGATCATTCTACTTATTTGAGGTTGGCGAAGGCGGAAATGGAGCGCAAGTCATCGTTGAACATAATGTTACTCTTCCTCAAGGCCAGCAAGGTTTCGGTACCGTTCATCATGTGGCCTTTCGTGTTGAGGATCGTAGCGTATTAGAGGAATGGATTAAGCGTCTAGAAAGTTTTGGGATTCCATCATCGGGATACGTAAATCGCCACTTTTTCGAGTCATTGTATGCTCGAGTTGCCCCGCATATCCTATTCGAGTTTGCAACAGATGGTCCGGGATTTATGGGAGATGAACCTCATGAAACGCTTGGAGAAAAATTATCCCTACCTCCATTCTTAGAACCGAAACGTGAACAAATCGAAAAGTTAGTTCGCCCAATCGATACCGTGCGCAGTACACAACAATTTATTAAAGAATAA
- a CDS encoding MFS transporter produces the protein MSLDKKRSTFALLALAISAFAIGTTEFISVGLLPLIAEDFNISITTSALTVTLYALGVTFGAPILTSLASTIPRKTLLFWIMIVFIVGNGLAATSNGIVVLLVARVISAFSHGVFMSIGSTIAADLVPANRRASAIAIMFSGLTVATVTGVPLGTLIGQQWGWRAAFIGIVIIGILALIANMLLIPSDLRKGIKTPLRDQLKLVTNGRLLLAFSITAIGYGGTFVVFTYLSPLLHDVTGFKETTVALILLIYGIAIAIGNVIGGKAANRKPISALFYMFILQAIVLLVLTFTIPYKAAGLTTIFFMGLLAFMNVPGLQVYVVMLAERYAPKSVDVASAVNIAAFNAGIAIGAYLGGLVTDSLGLIHTAWVGSLMILVAVILTGWARTLENKDEANLKHKPEL, from the coding sequence ATGTCATTGGATAAAAAGAGAAGTACGTTTGCGCTCCTTGCGTTAGCAATCAGCGCTTTTGCGATTGGGACAACAGAGTTCATCAGTGTGGGATTGCTTCCCCTCATCGCTGAAGACTTCAATATATCTATCACCACTTCCGCATTAACCGTTACTTTATATGCTTTAGGGGTAACCTTTGGAGCCCCTATATTAACGTCCTTAGCCTCTACCATTCCGCGCAAAACATTATTGTTCTGGATTATGATCGTTTTTATAGTGGGGAATGGTCTAGCAGCAACTTCGAACGGCATTGTCGTTCTATTGGTAGCTCGCGTCATCTCCGCCTTTTCGCACGGTGTATTTATGTCGATTGGCTCCACGATCGCTGCCGACCTCGTACCCGCAAACCGTAGAGCTAGCGCCATAGCTATTATGTTCTCTGGACTTACGGTGGCCACCGTCACAGGAGTTCCACTGGGTACCTTGATTGGGCAACAATGGGGTTGGCGGGCTGCGTTTATCGGGATTGTTATCATCGGAATCTTAGCCCTCATAGCCAATATGCTTCTAATTCCGTCCGATCTGCGTAAAGGAATCAAAACACCGCTTCGCGACCAACTTAAGCTTGTTACTAATGGACGTCTGCTGCTTGCTTTCTCCATTACTGCCATAGGATACGGAGGTACATTCGTCGTCTTCACTTATTTATCCCCGTTACTTCACGACGTAACTGGATTTAAGGAAACTACGGTAGCCCTAATTCTCCTTATATACGGAATTGCCATTGCCATTGGTAATGTGATTGGGGGAAAAGCTGCGAACCGCAAACCTATTTCGGCCTTGTTCTATATGTTTATTTTACAAGCCATCGTACTCCTCGTCTTGACGTTCACCATCCCATATAAAGCCGCCGGTTTGACTACGATTTTCTTTATGGGATTGTTAGCTTTTATGAACGTACCTGGATTACAAGTATATGTGGTTATGTTAGCTGAACGTTATGCACCGAAATCAGTAGATGTAGCTTCTGCTGTTAATATTGCCGCATTTAACGCAGGCATTGCCATTGGGGCCTACTTGGGTGGTTTAGTAACTGACTCTTTGGGACTTATTCATACAGCGTGGGTAGGCTCATTGATGATTCTGGTAGCCGTCATCTTGACCGGTTGGGCTCGTACTCTAGAAAACAAAGATGAGGCCAACCTCAAACACAAGCCCGAACTTTGA
- a CDS encoding matrixin family metalloprotease codes for MIDKSTRLRHGKLSHLQKQGVLSNNCRCGVGSPKKKAVVKKGKQKKGGSAQLLPCLVLSVYVGPESTLTQAEFNTHWRTLINLYRRCGINFRFRFRDASGLPIFNRLNGPLVNPGVFPCGTTYQNLHPYFRAWLAFRPGSFSRDIAIYYVKGPLIGGVIGCAPFITPTGVAVVVTNGAPAQTLAHEIGHVLGLGHVNDINNLMNPIVFPSALQLTDSQCTTARRSSRLQLCPASARKSLHPTGLKGKAALYRRPSPSLIIPKGKKVIKKSRYPSA; via the coding sequence ATGATAGACAAATCTACCAGGTTACGTCATGGAAAACTTAGTCATTTGCAGAAACAGGGTGTACTGAGCAATAACTGTCGCTGTGGTGTAGGCAGTCCGAAAAAAAAGGCAGTTGTAAAAAAAGGAAAGCAGAAAAAGGGTGGATCTGCACAACTTCTTCCTTGCTTGGTGTTGTCTGTTTATGTTGGCCCAGAGTCAACGTTAACCCAAGCAGAGTTTAATACACATTGGAGAACGTTGATTAATCTCTATCGTCGTTGTGGAATTAATTTCAGGTTTCGTTTTCGAGATGCTAGCGGATTACCGATATTTAATCGCCTCAATGGACCTTTAGTTAATCCGGGGGTTTTCCCTTGTGGTACTACTTATCAAAATCTTCATCCGTATTTTAGAGCATGGCTAGCATTTCGACCAGGTAGTTTCTCACGTGATATCGCTATTTATTATGTAAAAGGACCGTTAATTGGTGGTGTTATTGGGTGTGCGCCGTTTATAACACCTACTGGTGTAGCAGTTGTTGTTACGAACGGTGCACCGGCGCAAACTCTCGCTCATGAAATAGGACATGTGTTAGGCCTGGGGCATGTGAACGATATAAACAACTTAATGAATCCAATTGTATTCCCTTCAGCCCTTCAACTAACAGACAGTCAATGCACAACTGCTAGGAGAAGTAGCCGACTCCAACTTTGCCCAGCGAGTGCGAGAAAGTCTCTACATCCAACGGGTCTAAAAGGCAAAGCGGCACTCTATAGAAGACCTAGTCCTTCGCTTATAATACCGAAAGGTAAAAAAGTAATTAAGAAGAGCCGTTACCCCTCTGCTTGA
- a CDS encoding DUF1036 domain-containing protein, translating into MSLYFRNSTNASVYVAYAYQDSSCRPVTYTKIGWYRVDPGQTRLVWNGYVGGRTFFYYAEDAFRRQWSGSYFTQLPNQAFQWCWNTGCTTCRNLGFSRIDISVIYANFTINLTTSSSQGVAKSGNIHTALPTKSIKGKPVLRRTPKVMPSNLEKGKPILVNRIILPGKRK; encoded by the coding sequence ATGAGTCTTTATTTCCGTAACAGTACCAATGCATCCGTATATGTTGCCTATGCCTACCAGGATTCAAGCTGTAGACCTGTCACCTATACAAAGATTGGCTGGTACCGTGTGGACCCTGGGCAGACTAGACTGGTTTGGAACGGGTACGTCGGGGGACGTACGTTCTTTTACTACGCTGAGGATGCGTTCAGACGCCAATGGTCGGGTTCGTACTTCACCCAACTCCCTAATCAGGCTTTCCAATGGTGCTGGAACACGGGCTGCACTACCTGTAGAAATCTAGGGTTTAGCAGAATTGATATCAGTGTGATCTACGCGAACTTCACAATCAACCTTACAACGAGTAGTAGCCAAGGCGTAGCTAAATCGGGTAATATCCACACAGCATTGCCTACAAAATCAATAAAAGGAAAACCTGTATTGCGTAGAACCCCTAAGGTAATGCCAAGCAACCTAGAAAAGGGAAAACCTATATTGGTTAACCGTATAATATTGCCTGGAAAACGGAAATAA
- a CDS encoding methyl-accepting chemotaxis protein gives MKKKKTVRTIVMSVAVVYMVVIFAGLFKFTFSNFSEIISSEVEQKLNYKVELTSVKLNMLLLNSSDKKQGLESKEFHEVLEKMKKSGDEYYFIVDKEGRYAASENPKFVLGKAMIGDSDTQMQKVGQVIAQTSGTNSMWDSESVYAFTMIGDTGYKLVLAMPLKQVNDPMMENLYLIIGGFIIAMVIFIVLLFIILTRSVVRPLRMINKHVAGLVEHGGDLTQKLDMKRNDEIGLLAYSINQFLDNLRAIVGNVTIEANHLNENAGMLQIAAVQTNESSKQITTIIADMADRSTQQAEHVRQVLTMMERTGEISEEIKLETVKTVHDSHLLIEAVQTGQSANRASVDNLEDMVSSIQRSTETIVKLNSRSNEIGEIITVISELASQTNLLALNAAIEAARAGEQGKGFAVVAGEIRKLAEGSGRAAEQITELIRRIQVETNAAVKTMEASQRVVIVQNDLVIQGQESLEMIVHKVDLTAESTLRIQHIFGELSTMSHQSLEALMQSSKLIDESASASQEVAASTEQQLATVEEMTTKLRELSELSVLLKREVGIFTI, from the coding sequence ATGAAAAAGAAAAAGACAGTTCGAACTATCGTTATGTCCGTTGCTGTAGTGTATATGGTGGTTATTTTTGCAGGTCTATTTAAATTTACATTTTCTAACTTTAGCGAAATTATCAGTAGTGAAGTTGAACAAAAGCTTAACTATAAGGTGGAGCTTACTTCCGTAAAACTAAACATGCTATTACTGAATAGCAGTGATAAGAAACAAGGACTGGAGAGTAAAGAATTCCATGAGGTATTGGAAAAAATGAAAAAAAGTGGGGATGAATATTATTTTATAGTAGATAAAGAAGGTCGATACGCTGCAAGTGAGAACCCTAAGTTCGTCTTAGGTAAAGCCATGATCGGAGATTCGGACACACAGATGCAAAAAGTGGGTCAAGTGATAGCGCAAACTTCGGGAACGAATAGCATGTGGGACTCGGAGAGCGTGTACGCTTTCACCATGATTGGTGATACAGGTTATAAGTTAGTGTTGGCCATGCCTTTAAAACAGGTTAATGATCCCATGATGGAAAATCTTTATTTAATTATAGGCGGTTTTATCATCGCGATGGTTATATTTATTGTCCTGCTCTTTATCATATTAACTCGGAGTGTTGTTCGACCGCTGCGCATGATAAACAAGCATGTTGCGGGACTCGTTGAACATGGGGGTGATTTGACGCAGAAGCTGGACATGAAGCGGAATGATGAAATTGGATTGTTAGCTTATTCAATTAATCAATTTCTGGACAACTTACGGGCGATTGTAGGTAATGTCACTATTGAAGCTAACCATTTGAATGAGAATGCCGGTATGCTGCAAATTGCAGCAGTGCAGACGAATGAATCATCGAAGCAGATAACAACGATTATCGCTGATATGGCTGATCGTTCGACACAGCAAGCGGAACATGTGCGGCAAGTACTCACGATGATGGAACGAACGGGGGAGATCTCCGAAGAAATCAAGCTGGAAACGGTAAAAACGGTTCATGATTCCCATCTTTTAATAGAAGCTGTACAAACTGGCCAGAGTGCGAATAGAGCATCTGTTGATAATTTAGAAGATATGGTTAGCTCAATCCAACGCTCAACAGAAACCATTGTAAAGCTGAACAGTCGATCCAACGAAATCGGTGAGATTATTACCGTGATTTCCGAATTAGCCAGTCAGACCAATTTACTCGCTCTTAATGCTGCTATTGAAGCGGCTCGCGCTGGAGAACAAGGGAAAGGTTTTGCTGTAGTTGCAGGAGAGATCCGTAAGCTTGCTGAAGGCTCAGGAAGAGCGGCAGAGCAGATTACGGAGCTTATTCGCAGGATTCAAGTGGAAACGAATGCAGCTGTTAAGACAATGGAAGCGAGTCAGCGAGTGGTCATCGTACAGAACGATTTAGTGATACAGGGCCAAGAATCACTTGAAATGATCGTTCATAAGGTTGACCTAACGGCCGAAAGCACGCTACGAATTCAGCACATATTCGGCGAACTGTCGACAATGTCACATCAATCATTGGAAGCTCTGATGCAATCTTCGAAGCTCATTGATGAGTCGGCATCAGCATCACAGGAAGTGGCAGCTTCCACGGAACAACAACTCGCGACAGTCGAAGAAATGACAACCAAACTGAGAGAGTTGAGTGAATTATCTGTATTATTGAAGCGTGAAGTTGGGATCTTTACGATTTAA
- a CDS encoding polysaccharide deacetylase family protein yields the protein MIHMLIILSIDVMLLYMIVPFIVTRICGWGIFSKGKRAKGIAFTFDDGPDPRYTPEVLDLLQDYGIKATFFVLGSKAEQHPELIQRMYQEGHQIGIHNYIHTSNWLLSPWTNRREQADRTADIVERITGEWPLFYRPPWGLLNIGDLFLMRKSYRIVLWSVMVGDWKPSVNPEHLKRTLLKKIKQGSIIVLHDSGDTLGADEEAPRHMITGLKEVLKEIHMKGFECLRTDELLDKEAGGIGEVVSRAKRSGQVHS from the coding sequence ATGATACATATGTTAATTATTTTATCCATTGATGTAATGCTCCTCTATATGATAGTTCCCTTTATTGTTACCCGAATATGTGGGTGGGGCATTTTCTCCAAAGGAAAAAGGGCGAAAGGAATTGCTTTTACCTTCGATGATGGTCCTGATCCACGCTATACACCTGAAGTGCTGGACTTGTTACAAGATTATGGCATAAAGGCCACTTTCTTTGTATTGGGTAGCAAGGCTGAACAACACCCAGAGTTGATTCAGCGAATGTATCAGGAAGGGCACCAAATCGGTATCCATAACTATATTCACACTTCCAACTGGCTCTTGTCCCCATGGACGAATAGACGGGAGCAAGCTGATCGTACGGCTGATATTGTCGAGCGAATCACAGGTGAGTGGCCTCTATTTTACAGACCGCCATGGGGGCTTCTCAATATAGGCGATCTCTTCTTGATGAGAAAGTCCTATCGGATCGTATTGTGGTCTGTCATGGTGGGAGATTGGAAACCGTCGGTCAACCCGGAACATTTGAAGCGTACTTTGTTGAAAAAGATTAAACAGGGTTCTATCATCGTTCTGCACGACAGCGGAGATACACTTGGGGCAGATGAAGAAGCACCACGGCACATGATAACAGGACTGAAGGAAGTTTTGAAAGAGATTCATATGAAGGGATTTGAATGTCTGCGAACGGATGAGCTACTGGATAAGGAAGCTGGGGGTATTGGAGAAGTCGTATCCAGAGCCAAACGTTCAGGTCAGGTCCATTCGTAG
- a CDS encoding YkoP family protein, translating into MKTSVQSIWMMWENVFDFITRFRSESVWRYGICKLVVRQHHGKSITCQDGQQILAGDWVGELHLDNRQVLRLAREFGADRAGLRTTRMFRDAMKQISWELDSNPELVKVQALTGITLLHRGIIHGIGFELHPIESKWQQRFFATYLRFLLRVVHPEGKERVQHSTQKLSPMMLLISKQSLKERFTRRKNESETITS; encoded by the coding sequence ATGAAAACATCTGTACAGTCCATCTGGATGATGTGGGAGAACGTGTTTGACTTCATAACTAGATTTCGAAGCGAGTCTGTGTGGAGATACGGCATATGTAAATTGGTGGTTAGGCAGCATCACGGAAAGAGTATTACCTGTCAAGATGGGCAACAAATACTTGCTGGAGATTGGGTTGGCGAACTTCATCTGGATAATCGGCAGGTGCTGCGGCTTGCACGTGAGTTTGGTGCAGATCGGGCCGGGTTGAGGACTACACGCATGTTTCGCGATGCAATGAAACAAATTAGCTGGGAGCTGGACAGCAATCCGGAACTGGTGAAAGTCCAAGCCTTAACCGGAATCACGCTGCTTCATCGGGGGATCATCCACGGAATAGGGTTTGAACTGCATCCCATCGAGTCCAAATGGCAACAACGATTTTTTGCGACGTATCTTCGTTTCCTACTTCGTGTGGTGCATCCGGAGGGGAAAGAACGAGTCCAACACAGCACCCAGAAATTATCTCCCATGATGTTGTTGATAAGCAAGCAGTCTCTGAAAGAACGTTTTACGCGACGGAAAAATGAATCTGAAACGATCACTTCTTGA
- a CDS encoding sensor domain-containing protein → MDMNLRIQKHMRNFCFLLLTFATGLFYFCFYFVGITLGVSMAFTLVGLPILYYVLRSTSVFVQYERSQTKVYTDISIDRIPSRTRAEEGLWERVKVDLLDASNWKVICWLLLKFVIGLVSIICAALFYVAPLIFLLAPILYRLNNFTFFGMEIRTLGDSLLIMLAGAVLIWIGSYLGNGLVKMIGGHTRRMVEGLAGK, encoded by the coding sequence ATGGACATGAATCTAAGAATCCAAAAACACATGAGAAACTTCTGCTTTTTGCTGCTTACTTTTGCGACAGGGCTGTTTTACTTTTGTTTTTATTTTGTTGGCATCACATTGGGGGTCTCGATGGCTTTCACTTTAGTAGGGCTTCCGATCCTCTATTATGTTTTGCGTTCCACCAGTGTGTTTGTGCAGTACGAGCGGAGCCAAACCAAAGTCTACACAGATATCTCCATTGACCGGATTCCAAGCCGGACAAGAGCGGAAGAAGGCTTATGGGAGCGGGTTAAAGTTGACCTGTTGGATGCGAGTAATTGGAAAGTGATTTGCTGGCTGCTGCTGAAATTCGTTATCGGACTTGTCAGTATCATTTGTGCCGCTCTTTTCTACGTGGCGCCCCTTATCTTCCTGTTAGCGCCCATCTTGTATCGGTTAAATAATTTTACATTTTTCGGGATGGAAATCAGAACGTTAGGTGACTCACTCCTCATCATGCTTGCAGGTGCAGTACTTATATGGATCGGTTCTTATCTGGGTAATGGGCTGGTAAAGATGATCGGTGGCCATACGCGTCGTATGGTTGAAGGTTTAGCTGGCAAATAA
- a CDS encoding ABC transporter permease, producing the protein MLVNLMKLEMKKNKFGWYFKGAVIANLLIVLFMCFIPYADGLEGRSTYSGLTEALGLVGTFVRVTFVIFASVLFAKLIIDEYKNNTISVLFTYPIQRKKIILAKIILITGMTFIVIVVSNVFVAGSFVIVNDYSHFVQNDLTSNWISLEFVNIIVQAIAATGMSLISLYFGMRKKSVPTTIVSSLLIIGVVNSNNGGFTLSSIIAIPLTLGLIGVCVAYFTFRNIDRVDIV; encoded by the coding sequence ATGTTGGTTAACTTGATGAAGCTTGAGATGAAGAAGAATAAATTTGGATGGTACTTTAAAGGGGCTGTTATTGCGAACCTGTTGATCGTTCTATTCATGTGCTTTATACCTTATGCGGACGGGCTAGAGGGTAGATCTACCTATTCAGGTCTAACTGAAGCACTGGGGTTAGTCGGAACATTCGTACGAGTGACGTTTGTTATTTTTGCATCCGTGCTCTTTGCTAAATTAATTATTGATGAATATAAGAATAATACGATATCCGTTCTGTTTACCTACCCGATTCAACGTAAAAAGATCATTCTCGCTAAGATCATTCTGATTACGGGGATGACATTCATCGTGATCGTAGTTTCAAATGTGTTTGTAGCAGGGTCTTTTGTCATTGTTAATGATTACTCCCACTTCGTTCAAAATGATCTAACTAGCAATTGGATCTCTCTAGAGTTCGTCAATATTATCGTTCAGGCTATAGCGGCCACGGGGATGAGTCTAATTTCTTTATATTTTGGAATGCGGAAGAAATCAGTCCCTACAACGATTGTGTCATCCCTATTGATTATTGGAGTGGTGAACTCTAACAATGGTGGTTTCACACTTAGTTCTATTATCGCGATTCCTCTTACACTAGGTCTGATAGGTGTATGCGTAGCCTATTTTACTTTTAGAAATATTGACAGAGTCGATATTGTATAA